In Streptomyces sp. NBC_01551, one DNA window encodes the following:
- a CDS encoding DUF5709 domain-containing protein, with protein MSETNARGDDVYQPQPEDEPSELQPDMDGSLGELGTDALLDQGYSPPERLYTRHGDASTGEAQRRGESLDQRLAREEPEQEPPAGDGIGDLVNGEGEPVDAQAGDSRAGRLAPVTASPHGNSVLARDVGIDAGAASAEEAAMHVIEEPEESQP; from the coding sequence ATGAGCGAGACCAATGCCCGCGGCGACGACGTCTACCAGCCCCAGCCGGAGGACGAGCCCTCCGAACTGCAGCCCGACATGGACGGCAGCCTCGGCGAACTCGGCACGGACGCCCTGCTCGACCAGGGGTACTCGCCGCCCGAGCGGCTCTACACCAGGCACGGGGACGCCAGCACCGGTGAGGCGCAACGGCGGGGAGAGAGCCTCGATCAACGCCTCGCCCGGGAGGAGCCCGAGCAGGAGCCCCCGGCGGGAGACGGCATCGGTGACCTGGTCAACGGAGAGGGCGAGCCCGTGGACGCGCAGGCGGGCGATTCGCGCGCAGGCCGGCTGGCGCCGGTCACCGCCTCGCCCCACGGGAACTCCGTCCTCGCGCGGGACGTGGGGATCGACGCGGGGGCAGCCTCCGCCGAGGAAGCCGCCATGCACGTCATCGAGGAGCCCGAGGAGAGCCAGCCGTAG
- a CDS encoding plasmid stabilization protein has product MPRGSSPKRERQYEHIKESAEQRGESTKRAKEIAARTVNKERARSGESKTASRSSTHDMSSSKRGGQRSHSGAQGPTKEQLYNEAKQRGVEGRSKMDKAELKRALGH; this is encoded by the coding sequence ATGCCTCGCGGTTCCAGTCCCAAGCGTGAACGACAGTACGAGCACATCAAGGAGAGCGCCGAGCAGCGCGGCGAGAGCACGAAGCGCGCGAAGGAGATCGCCGCGCGCACCGTCAACAAGGAACGCGCCCGCTCAGGGGAGTCGAAGACGGCGAGCCGGTCCTCCACGCACGACATGTCGTCGTCGAAGAGGGGCGGACAGCGCTCGCACAGCGGCGCCCAGGGCCCCACGAAGGAGCAGCTCTACAACGAGGCGAAGCAGCGGGGCGTCGAAGGCCGTTCGAAGATGGACAAGGCCGAACTCAAGCGGGCCCTCGGCCACTGA
- a CDS encoding TetR/AcrR family transcriptional regulator, giving the protein MSGAQERPLRADAARNRARVLDVATEVFTTRGVGVPTEEIARAAGVGVGTLFRHFPTKEALLEAVMVRRLEEMAAVTAQLEARADPAEAFFACFRLVVERSAGKNEFAQALAAAGVDVHASLREPTEEIQTRLAGLLSEAQRAGVVRAELRLPELLALLVGTGAMVEQLSADPAAVERIFEVVFDGVRPR; this is encoded by the coding sequence ATGAGTGGCGCTCAGGAGCGTCCGCTGCGGGCGGACGCGGCCCGTAACCGGGCCAGGGTGCTCGATGTCGCCACGGAGGTGTTCACCACCCGCGGCGTCGGCGTGCCGACCGAGGAGATCGCCCGGGCCGCCGGGGTCGGTGTCGGCACGCTCTTCAGGCACTTCCCGACCAAGGAGGCGCTGCTGGAGGCCGTGATGGTGCGCAGGCTGGAGGAGATGGCGGCCGTGACCGCGCAGCTGGAGGCGCGGGCCGATCCGGCCGAGGCCTTCTTCGCCTGTTTCCGTCTGGTGGTGGAACGGTCGGCGGGCAAGAACGAGTTCGCCCAGGCGCTGGCCGCGGCCGGGGTGGACGTACACGCGTCGCTGCGCGAGCCGACCGAGGAGATCCAGACCCGGCTGGCCGGCCTGCTGTCCGAGGCGCAGCGGGCCGGGGTGGTCCGCGCGGAGCTGCGCCTGCCGGAGCTGCTGGCCCTGCTGGTCGGTACCGGCGCGATGGTGGAGCAGCTCAGCGCGGACCCGGCGGCCGTGGAGCGGATCTTCGAGGTGGTCTTCGACGGCGTGCGGCCCCGCTGA
- a CDS encoding nuclear transport factor 2 family protein yields the protein MPKTLSPREVSQKLLENIGAGRYAELAGLYAEDAVVETVFEPVGPRRFEGRAMLEERLAAVAASSPVELTPMNVVIRETDDREVVVAEWDYRVHHRATGRTFETANIQVLRVRDGLIVTSRDFHDHLALVVAGGHLPQLVEALEGGQGE from the coding sequence ATGCCCAAAACGCTGTCACCGCGAGAGGTCTCCCAGAAGCTGCTGGAGAACATCGGCGCGGGGCGGTACGCGGAGCTGGCCGGACTCTACGCGGAAGACGCCGTCGTGGAGACCGTCTTCGAGCCGGTCGGGCCGCGCCGGTTCGAGGGCCGGGCCATGCTCGAAGAGCGGCTCGCGGCGGTCGCCGCGAGCTCGCCCGTGGAGCTGACCCCGATGAACGTGGTGATCCGGGAGACCGACGACCGGGAGGTGGTCGTCGCCGAGTGGGACTACCGGGTTCACCACCGGGCGACCGGGCGGACCTTCGAAACCGCCAACATCCAGGTGCTGCGGGTCCGCGACGGCCTGATCGTCACCAGCCGGGACTTCCACGACCACCTGGCCCTCGTCGTGGCCGGCGGCCATCTGCCCCAGCTGGTGGAGGCGCTGGAGGGCGGGCAGGGCGAGTAG
- a CDS encoding FHA domain-containing protein: MRGSRTRNQRRRFKGCGVPSVIVGRTGPFTGQSVVVGGEPLSFGRKSDNSVVIVSPSASRLHAEILTEDAGFVLYDRDSRNGTFVNDQRVSRHVLRPNDCIRIGDETFLYEAQDAMETVMDLSLLDVPRASTADPGMLRVTVTGGGPVGLAFALALDEMLPGRTVITLYDGRWTRKGSAIVWKDETQGNFRRQQVVTVQSRQYLALSGEVLGALFDDDAAYSEMWPVGPDSVDGRPPRNIRIAHIEDRLLDLANRRPAIRLVPKRFDVTEQQNRLAQEHVLVVCEGGRSRTREHYADRFGAADASIYSLDGEHLQDIVLGLRVKSKLPDPMSVLLTVSQNRFLLNSLRGEGFLNMRLTREEARNVIGIDPVRHVFEECIAARPCLMSRQEEDNEFRCPTHGTLFLPALLRGSPLWKEIRQGLSLFGVAEDDLSAITSFRLDMVQRPRFTAQLNRPTATSPGTYGFLLGDAANAIHFWPGRGLNSGLASAASLARSLSRAWQGKPLRDADFIRHEAAMSMLQYRHKSRAWNAMVTTDEQGVTRAIKDIIARSAEAGGGAGFGPAGGAASGAASAPAGGSDLDALLERMAGIRDRLGSRLPGLPTDGELRSHLASIAPATLRTLRESGAWDTLIVGGEEADIDLFYQSDSPVFVPRPVDPRALAQA; this comes from the coding sequence CGCCGAGATCCTCACGGAGGACGCCGGGTTCGTCCTCTACGACCGGGACAGCCGCAACGGCACGTTCGTCAACGACCAGCGCGTCAGCCGGCATGTGCTGCGTCCGAACGACTGCATCCGGATCGGTGATGAAACGTTCCTTTACGAGGCGCAGGACGCGATGGAGACGGTCATGGACCTCTCCCTCCTGGACGTCCCCCGGGCAAGCACCGCGGACCCCGGCATGCTGCGGGTCACCGTCACCGGCGGTGGCCCGGTCGGCCTCGCCTTCGCGTTGGCGCTCGACGAGATGCTGCCCGGCCGCACCGTCATCACCCTCTACGACGGGCGCTGGACCAGGAAGGGCTCCGCGATCGTCTGGAAGGACGAGACCCAGGGCAATTTCCGCCGCCAGCAGGTGGTGACCGTCCAGAGCCGGCAGTACCTCGCCCTGTCCGGGGAAGTCCTCGGCGCGCTGTTCGACGACGACGCCGCCTACTCCGAGATGTGGCCCGTCGGCCCGGACTCGGTCGACGGCCGCCCGCCCCGCAACATCCGGATCGCCCACATCGAGGACAGACTGCTGGACCTGGCGAACCGGAGGCCGGCGATCCGGCTCGTCCCCAAACGCTTCGACGTGACCGAGCAGCAGAACCGGCTCGCCCAGGAACACGTCCTGGTGGTCTGCGAGGGCGGCCGCTCCCGCACCCGTGAGCACTACGCCGACCGCTTCGGCGCGGCCGACGCCTCGATCTACTCCCTCGACGGCGAGCACCTCCAGGACATCGTGCTGGGGCTGCGCGTCAAGTCGAAGCTGCCGGATCCGATGAGCGTGCTGCTGACGGTGTCGCAGAACCGGTTCCTGCTCAACTCGCTGCGCGGCGAGGGCTTCCTGAACATGCGCCTCACCCGGGAGGAGGCCAGGAACGTCATCGGCATCGACCCGGTCCGCCACGTCTTCGAGGAGTGCATCGCCGCCCGCCCCTGCCTGATGAGCCGGCAGGAGGAGGACAACGAGTTCCGCTGCCCCACCCACGGCACGCTCTTCCTGCCCGCCCTGCTGCGCGGCTCCCCCCTGTGGAAGGAGATCCGGCAGGGCCTCAGCCTGTTCGGGGTGGCCGAGGACGACCTGTCCGCGATCACCTCGTTCCGGCTGGACATGGTCCAGCGCCCGCGGTTCACCGCCCAGCTGAACCGGCCGACCGCGACCAGTCCCGGCACCTACGGCTTCCTGCTGGGCGACGCGGCCAACGCCATCCACTTCTGGCCGGGCCGCGGCCTCAACAGCGGTCTCGCCTCCGCCGCTTCGCTGGCCCGCTCGCTCAGCCGCGCCTGGCAGGGCAAGCCGCTGCGGGACGCCGACTTCATCCGGCACGAGGCGGCGATGTCCATGCTCCAGTACCGGCACAAGAGCCGGGCCTGGAACGCCATGGTGACCACTGACGAGCAGGGCGTCACCCGCGCCATCAAGGACATCATCGCGCGCAGCGCGGAGGCCGGCGGCGGTGCGGGGTTCGGTCCGGCGGGTGGTGCGGCGTCCGGCGCGGCGTCCGCCCCGGCCGGCGGGAGCGACCTGGACGCGCTGTTGGAGCGGATGGCCGGGATCCGCGACCGGCTGGGGTCCAGGCTCCCCGGCCTGCCCACGGACGGGGAACTCCGCTCCCACCTCGCCTCGATCGCCCCCGCAACCCTCCGCACGCTGCGGGAGAGCGGCGCCTGGGACACCCTGATCGTGGGCGGCGAGGAGGCCGACATCGACCTCTTCTACCAGTCGGACTCCCCGGTCTTCGTGCCCCGCCCGGTCGACCCCCGGGCCCTCGCGCAGGCGTAG